Part of the Paenibacillus aurantius genome, GCTTCATTAAAGTATAAAGCGACTGGAACAGCTCTTCCTTCGGCGCGGCGCCGCTCGTTCCCGGCAGGGAAGGAGGCATGCTGCCCGTTGCGTCGCGGCCGGTCGCTTCCATCACCCTTTCCAGCCAGCGGTGGGCGGACAGGCCGGCCGAACGGACCGACGCCTCCAGCGATTCGACGGTCATGTCGGGATCCGCGATCCGCTCCTCGACGTACTGCTGCACCCAGGATTTAAGCGCGACGGGATCGTCCTCGAGCAGAATGGACGAGAGCGACAGCTCCTCCGCATGGGAGCAGACCGTCCGTCCGCCTTTCCGGTCCCGGATGTCCGAGGCCTCCACCAGCCTCCTGCCCAGCAGAAGGGGATACCGGAAAGCGCTGACGGCACCTGCGTATGATATCGAAAGCTCGCGCGGACCCTGTACCACTGGGCCCGCTCCCGCGTAAAGCCTGGCCTTAAGAAGGCGCTCGATGCGTCCCATGACCGTCTCCAGATTACCTCCCCCATCCTGGCGGATCACCGCCGCCACCCGGTCCGGCTCGACCAGGGTTTCCGCGTTCAAGGAATCCTTCAGCGTATTCTCCACGGCAAAAAGGAGCAGGGAACGCGATGAGGGTGTTTTCCCCCAGCCTTCCGCCCCGAAAAGAACAACCTGGAGCGGGGACGATTCTCCCCTCTCCCGAAACAGGCCGGGCAAGTCGTCGGAAATCGCTCCCCATTCCACGCCTTCCGTAGAGCCGGAAAACAGCCTCTCCAGCAGCCGGTTCCGGGCTTCCGTGCTTCGGAAGCGGTCCTGGCTGTGGGCCGCCCATTTGGACTCGATGCGGGCCTTCGCCCTCAGCACCGTCTGGATGATTTCCTCTGGCCGGCTGGTCTTCAGAATATAATCGCTGACCTCCTGCCGGATCGCCTGCTGCATATAGGTAAAGTCATCATAGCCCGACAGGATGATCACCTCCGTATCGGGGAAGAGGCGCTTGGTTTCCTTTGCGAGATGCAGCCCTGTTTGGCCCGTCATGCGGATGTCGGTCAGCACAATGTTCGGCCTCTCCTCCGGCAGCCGGCTTAAGGCCTCCTCCGCGGAAGCGGCGGGTTCAAGCAGGGTGAGCCCCAGCTCCTCCCAGTTAATGACACGGGCAAGGCCCGTACGGATAATCACCTCGTCATCCACGATCATGATTCTCATGACGCACCTCCTCTCGGATGGGAATGCTAAACGCGACGCGGGTGCCCGCGCCAGGCCGGCTTTCGATCTTCAGCCCCGCCTCCGGCCCGTAATGCAGCAGAAGCCGTTCATGAACATTCCTCAGCCCGTAGCTCCCTTCGAGCGATAACGGCAGCTCTTCCTCG contains:
- a CDS encoding response regulator, coding for MRIMIVDDEVIIRTGLARVINWEELGLTLLEPAASAEEALSRLPEERPNIVLTDIRMTGQTGLHLAKETKRLFPDTEVIILSGYDDFTYMQQAIRQEVSDYILKTSRPEEIIQTVLRAKARIESKWAAHSQDRFRSTEARNRLLERLFSGSTEGVEWGAISDDLPGLFRERGESSPLQVVLFGAEGWGKTPSSRSLLLFAVENTLKDSLNAETLVEPDRVAAVIRQDGGGNLETVMGRIERLLKARLYAGAGPVVQGPRELSISYAGAVSAFRYPLLLGRRLVEASDIRDRKGGRTVCSHAEELSLSSILLEDDPVALKSWVQQYVEERIADPDMTVESLEASVRSAGLSAHRWLERVMEATGRDATGSMPPSLPGTSGAAPKEELFQSLYTLMKHYHSRLAEGQVSHVQRAMAYIEENLGGDVRLQQVAKHVHLNPSHLSEVFKKETGQTFGDFVTGQKIRRAMEILAVSPAKISEVAGIVGYEDVKYFSQLFKKYTGQTPSEYRESRIPDRNGLGQQRER